The following are encoded together in the Salvelinus fontinalis isolate EN_2023a chromosome 38, ASM2944872v1, whole genome shotgun sequence genome:
- the LOC129837624 gene encoding GTP-binding protein 10-like → MVWISRICYRKYGNFVDNLRLYVRGGSGGVGLTRLGGQGGKGGDVWVVAQKEMTLKRVKDKSPQKRFIAGVGTNSSVHALRGQKGEDQEVMAPPGITVTNDDGKVLGKLNTEGDRVLVARGGQGGSYHSEFLPSKGQTRQIRLDLKLIADLGLVGFPNAGKSSLLTALSHAKPQIASYAFTTLRPEIGKVMYEDHKQISVADLPGLIEGAHMNRGMGHQFLKHVERTRQLLFVVDVCGFQLASKTPFRSAFEAVQLLIKELELYKEDLPCKPAVLVVNKMDLPDAEDKLTELQEQLLNPHEFSHLLPDDMLPKNNMVFRHVVPISAATGFGIANLKTCIRQSLDKDASMATADSLHRDRLQALRGAVPAKNTLTWGPTASV, encoded by the exons ATGGTTTGGATCAGTAGGATTTGTTACCGGAAG TATGGTAACTTCGTGGACAACCTGCGTCTGTATGTGCGAGGGGGCAGTGGGGGGGTGGGGCTGACCCGTCTGGGGGGtcagggagggaaagggggagacgTGTGGGTGGTGGCTCAGAAGGAGATGACTCTGAAGAGGGTCAAGGATAAGTCCCCCCAGAAACGCTTCATCGCTGGAGTAGGAACCAACAGCAG tgtccATGCTCTGAGGGGGcagaaaggagaggaccaagaaGTCATGGCTCCTCCTGGCATTACTGTCACCAACGATGATGGAAAGGTCCTCG GTAAGCTGAACACTGAGGGGGATCGTGTGCTGGTGGCCAGAGGGGGTCAAGGAGGATCCTACCACTCAGAGTTCCTTCCCAGTAAGGGCCAGACCAGACAGATACGACTGGACCTCAAACTCATCGCTGACCTCGGCCTggtggg GTTCCCCAATGCAGGAAAGTCCTCTCTACTGACCGCCCTGTCTCACGCCAAACCCCAGATTGCCAGCTATGCCT TCACCACTCTGAGACCGGAGATTGGCAAGGTTATGTATGAAGACCATAAACAG ATCTCAGTGGCAGACCTCCCAGGGCTGATAGAGGGGGCCCACATGAATAGAGGCATGGGCCACCAGTTCCTCAAACACGTGGAGAGGACCAGACAGCTGCTCTTTGTG GTGGACGTTTGTGGTTTCCAGCTGGCAAGCAAAACGCCCTTTAGGTCTGCTTTTGAGGCTGTTCAACTTTTAATTAAA GAGTTGGAGCTGTATAAGGAGGATCTCCCGTGTAAGCCTGCTGTGTTGGTGGTCAATAAGATGGACCTGCCTGATGCAGAGGACAAACTCACAGAGCTGCAGGAGCAACTCCTAAACCCACACG AGTTCTCCCACCTTTTACCCGATGATATGCTTCCTAAGAACAACATGGTCTTCAGACATGTGGTTCCTATCTCAGCTGCCACAGGTTTTGGCATCGCGAACCTCAAGACCTGTATCCGCCAATCACTTGACAAGGATGCCTCTATGGCAACGGCGGACTCCCTGCACCGTGATAGGCTACAGGCGCTGAGAGGGGCGGTCCCAGCCAAGAACACACTCACATGGGGCCCCACCGCCTCAGTTTGA